The following are from one region of the Mixophyes fleayi isolate aMixFle1 chromosome 7, aMixFle1.hap1, whole genome shotgun sequence genome:
- the LOC142098162 gene encoding taste receptor type 2 member 40-like encodes MYGITSSLWLSASLCLFYMIKIINVQSRTLTWVKMKISIIVPWLILTAEIVSLCGSFLSFLIPTQQPAQNISTIITLIIISEDNKPKLQFMNIVLMINSLPSLIAITATASSAWFLKVYDCQMKRNMGTFGNTNVKDYQCAVQTMVYLIFFHIFIFLVMVVFALEMFVDHSWGYWIIVMLLFSSATAQSAILTHGNPNLKKTMKRIISYLHISYGSA; translated from the coding sequence ATGTACGGCATCACATCCAGCTTGTGGCTCTCGGCCAGTCTTTGCCTCTTCTACATGATAAAAATCATAAACGTTCAGTCCCGCACGCTCACATGGGTGAAGATGAAGATCAGTATAATTGTCCCATGGTTGATATTAACAGCAGAAATTGTGTCTCTTTGTGGAAGTTTCTTATCATTTCTTATTCCCACCCAACAACCAGCCCAGAATATCTCAACTATAATTACACTTATCATAATCTCAGAAGACAACAAACCAAAGCTTCAGTTCATGAACATTGTCCTAATGATCAACTCTCTACCTTCCCTTATTGCAATAACAGCAACGGCCAGCAGTGCCTGGTTCCTCAAGGTATACGACTGTCAGATGAAGAGGAACATGGGGACCTTTGGTAACACGAATGTGAAAGATTATCAATGTGCTGTTCAGACCATGGTTTATCTGATATTTTTCCATATATTCATTTTTCTTGTTATGGTGGTGTTTGCACTGGAAATGTTTGTTGACCATAGTTGGGGATACTGGATAATTGTGATGCTACTGTTTTCATCTGCAACCGCCCAGTCTGCCATTCTTACCCATGGTAATCCTAACCTAAAGAAGACCATGAAACGGATCATCAGTTATTTACATATCTCGTATGGCTCAGCTTAG